Proteins co-encoded in one Neofelis nebulosa isolate mNeoNeb1 chromosome 2, mNeoNeb1.pri, whole genome shotgun sequence genomic window:
- the ITGA10 gene encoding integrin alpha-10 isoform X2: MGGKVKKTEKERDRGTEDFSHGEQPGMGLPDILHLLLPVMFLTGLCSPFNLDVHRPRLFSGPPEAEFGYSVLQHVGGGRRWMLVGAPWDGPSGDRRGDVYRCPIGGSHSAPCAKGHLGDYPLGNSSHPAMNMHLGMSLLETDNDGGFMACAPLWSRACGSSVFSSGICAHVDASFRPQGSLAPTAQRCPTYMDVVIVLDGSNSIYPWSEVQTFLRRLVGRLFIDPEQIQVGLVQYGESPVHEWSLGDFRTKEEVVRAARNLSRREGRETKTAQAILVACTEGFSPSRGGRPEAARLLVVVTDGESHDGEELPAALKACEAGRVTRYGIAVLGHYLRRQRDPSSFLREIRTIASDPDERFFFNVTDEAVLTDIVDALGDRIFGLEGSRGENESSFGLEMSQIGFSTHRLKDGILFGMVGAYDWGGSVLWLEEGHRLFPPRTALEDEFPPALQNHAAYLGYSVSSMLLRGGRRLFLSGAPRFRHRGKVIAFQLKRDGAVRVAQSLQGEQIGSYFGSELCPLDTDGDGTTNVLLVAAPMFLGPQNKETGRVYVYLVGQSLLTLQGTLQPEPPQDARFGFAMGALPDLNQDGFADVAVGAPLEDGHHGALYLYHGAQSGIRPRPAQRIAAISMPQALSYFGRSVDGRLDLDGDDLVDVAVGAQGAAVLLSSRPIVHLAPSLEVTPPAISVVQRDCSRRGQEAACLSAALCFRVTSRTPGHWDRRFYLRFTASLDEWTTGARAVFDGSGQRLSPRRLRLSVGNVTCEQLRFHVLDTSDYLRPVALTVTFALDNTTKPGPVLDEGSPTSIRKLVPFSKDCGPDNECVTDLVLRADMDIRGSRKDPFVVRGGRQKVLVSATLENRKENAYNASLNLSFSRNLHLASFTPQRDSPVKVECTAPSPHVRLCSVGHPVFQAAAKVTFLLEFEFSCSFLLSQVLVRLTATSNSLERNGTLQDNTAQTSAYIHYEPRLLFSSESTLNRYEVHPYGPLPVGPEFKTTLRVQNLGCYVVSGLIISALLPAVAHGGNYFLSLSQFITNNASCTVQNLTEPPGPLVHPEEFHHTNRLNGSNTRCQVVRCHLGRLAKGTEVSVGLLRLVHNEFFRRAKFKSLTVVSTFELGAKEGSVLQLPEASRWSESLLEVIQTRPVLISLWLLIGSVLGGLLLLALLVFCLWKLGFFARKKIPEEEKREEKLEQ, from the exons atgggagggaaagtaaagaaaacagaaaaggagagggacagaggcacagaggacttCTCACACGGAGAACAACCAGGCATGGGACTCCCCGACATCCTTCACCTGCTCTTGCCCGTGATGTTCCTGACAG gtctaTGCTCCCCCTTTAACCTGGATGTACACCGCCCACGCCTGTTCTCAGGGCCACCCGAGGCTGAATTTGGATACAGTGTCTTGCAACATGTTGGGGGTGGACGTCGATG GATGCTGGTGGGTGCACCCTGGGATGGGCCTTCAGGCGACAGAAGGGGGGACGTTTATCGCTGCCCCATAGGGGGCTCCCACAGTGCCCCATGTGCCAAGGGCCACTTGG GTGACTATCCACTGGGAAATTCATCTCATCCTGCTATGAATATGCACCTCGGAATGTCTCTACTAGAGACAGACAATGATGGGGGATTCATG GCTTGTGCCCCTCTCTGGTCTCGTGCTTGTggctcctctgtcttcagctctggAATATGTGCCCATGTGGATGCTTCGTTCCGGCCCCAGGGAAGCCTGGCACCCACTGCACAAC GCTGTCCCACCTACATGGATGTTGTCATCGTCTTAGATGGCTCCAACAGTATCTACCCCTGGTCTGAAGTTCAGACTTTCCTACGAAGACTGGTAGGGAGACTGTTTATTGACCCGGAGCAGATACAG GTGGGACTGGTACAGTATGGGGAGAGCCCTGTGCACGAGTGGTCCCTGGGAGATTTCCGAACCAAGGAGGAAGTGGTGAGGGCAGCCAGGAACCTGAGTCGGCGAGAGGGACGAGAAACAAAGACCGCCCAAGCAATCCTGGTGGCCTG caCAGAAGGATTCAGTCCATCCCGCGGGGGCCGGCCAGAGGCGGCCAGGCTGCTGGTTGTTGTCACTGATGGAGAGTCACATGATGGAGAGGAACTTCCTGCAGCCCTAAAGGCTTGTGAGGCTGGGAGAGTGACCCGCTATGGGATTGCG GTCCTTGGCCACTACCTCCGGAGACAGCGAGACCCCAGCTCTTTCCTGCGGGAAATCAGAACTATTGCCAGTGATCCAGATGAGAGATTCTTCTTCAACGTCACAGATGAAGCTGTACTGACGGACATTGTGGACGCGCTGGGAGACCGGATTTTTGGGCTTGAGG GGTCCCGTGGAGAAAACGAAAGCTCTTTTGGGCTGGAAATGTCTCAGATTGGTTTCTCTACTCATCGGCTGAAG GATGGGATTCTCTTTGGAATGGTGGGGGCCTATGACTGGGGGGGCTCTGTGTTATGGCTTGAGGAAGGTCACCGCCTTTTCCCCCCACGGACGGCCCTGGAAGATGAGTTCCCCCCTGCTTTGCAGAACCATGCAGCCTACTTAG GTTACTCTGTTTCCTCCATGCTTTTGCGGGGTGGACGCCGCCTCTTTCTCTCAGGGGCTCCTCGGTTTAGACATAGAGGAAAGGTCATCGCCTTCCAGCTTAAGAGAGATGGGGCTGTGAGGGTTGCCCAGAGCCTCCAGGGGGAGCAG ATTGGCTCCTACTTTGGCAGTGAGCTCTGTCCATTGGATACGGACGGGGATGGAACAACCAATGTCTTACTTGTGGCTGCCCCCATGTTCCTGGGACCCCAGAACAAGGAGACGGGCCGTGTTTATGTGTATCTGGTTGGCCAG TCCTTGCTGACACTCCAGGGAACACTTCAGCCAGAACCGCCCCAGGATGCTCGGTTTGGCTTTGCCATGGGTGCCCTTCCTGATCTGAACCAAGATGGTTTTGCTGATGTGGCTGTGGGGGCGCCCCTGGAGGACGGGCACCATGGAGCACTGTACCTGTATCATGGCGCCCAGAGTGGGATCAGGCCCCGTCCCGCCCAG agGATTGCTGCTATCTCCATGCCACAGGCCCTCAGCTACTTCGGCCGGAGTGTGGATGGCCGGCTGGATCTGGATGGAGATGACCTGGTAGATGTGGCTGTGGGTGCCCAAGGGGCAGCCGTTTTGCTTAG CTCCCGGCCCATTGTCCACCTGGCCCCTTCCCTGGAGGTGACCCCTCCGGCCATCAGTGTGGTTCAGAGGGACTGCAGCCGGCGAGGCCAGGAGGCAGCCTGCCTGTCTGCAGCCCTTTGCTTCCGAGTGACCTCTCGCACCCCTGGCCACTGGGATCGCCGATTCT ATTTGCGGTTCACAGCGTCACTGGACGAGTGGACCACAGGGGCTCGTGCTGTGTTTGACGGCTCAGGCCAGAGGCTGTCCCCTCGGAGGCTCCGGCTCAGTGTTGGGAACGTCACTTGTGAGCAGCTGCGCTTCCACGTGCTG GATACCTCAGATTACCTCCGGCCAGTGGCCTTGACTGTGACCTTTGCATTGGACAACACCACGAAGCCAGGACCTGTGCTGGATGAGGGCTCACCCACCTCTATACGAAAGCTG GTTCCCTTCTCTAAGGATTGTGGCCCTGACAATGAATGTGTCACAGATCTGGTGCTTCGTGCTGATATGGACATCAGAGGCTCCAG GAAGGACCCTTTCGTGGTTCGAGGAGGTCGGCAGAAAGTGCTAGTATCAGCAACTCtggagaacaggaaggaaaatgcCTACAACGCTAGCCTGAACCTGAGCTTCTCTAGAAACCTCCACCTGGCCAGTTTCACACCTCAG AGGGACAGCCCCGTGAAGGTGGAATGCACAGCCCCTTCCCCTCATGTCCGGCTCTGCAGTGTGGGGCACCCTGTCTTTCAGGCTGCAGCCAAG GTGACCTTTCTGCTGGAGTTCGAGTTTAGTTGCTCTTTCCTCCTGAGCCAGGTCCTCGTGAGGCTGACTGCCACCAG CAATAGCCTGGAGAGAAACGGGACCCTTCAAGATAACACAGCCCAGACCTCAGCCTACATTCATTACGAGCCCCGCCTCCTATTCTCCAG TGAGTCCACTCTGAACCGCTATGAGGTTCACCCATATGGGCCCCTCCCAGTGGGTCCTGAATTCAAAACCACTCTTAGG GTTCAGAACCTTGGCTGCTATGTGGTCAGTGGCCTCATCATCTCAGCCCTCCTTCCAGCTGTGGCCCATGGGGGCAATTACTTCCTGTCATTGTCTCAGTTCATCACCAACAAT GCAAGTTgcacagtacagaacctgaccGAGCCCCCAGGACCCCTTGTGCACCCCGAGGAGTTTCATCACACAAACAGACTG AATGGGAGCAACACTCGGTGTCAAGTCGTGAGGTGCCATCTTGGGCGGCTGGCAAAGGGGACTGAGGTCTCTGTTGGACTACTGAGGCTGGTTCACAATGAGTTTTTCCGGAGG GCCAAATTCAAGTCCCTGACGGTGGTCAGCACCTTTGAGCTGGGAGCTAAGGAGGGCAGTGTCCTACAGCTGCCTGAAGCCTCTCGTTGGAGTGAG AGCCTGCTGGAGGTGATTCAGACCCGCCCTGTCCTCATCTCCCTGTGGCTTCTCATTGGCAGTGTCCTGGGAGGGCTGCTCTTGCTTGCTCTCCTTGTCTTCTGCCTTTGGAAG CTTGGCTTCTTTGCCCGTAAGAAAATccctgaggaagaaaaaagagaagagaaattggaGCAATGA
- the ITGA10 gene encoding integrin alpha-10 isoform X1 has translation MGGKVKKTEKERDRGTEDFSHGEQPGMGLPDILHLLLPVMFLTGLCSPFNLDVHRPRLFSGPPEAEFGYSVLQHVGGGRRWMLVGAPWDGPSGDRRGDVYRCPIGGSHSAPCAKGHLGDYPLGNSSHPAMNMHLGMSLLETDNDGGFMACAPLWSRACGSSVFSSGICAHVDASFRPQGSLAPTAQRCPTYMDVVIVLDGSNSIYPWSEVQTFLRRLVGRLFIDPEQIQVGLVQYGESPVHEWSLGDFRTKEEVVRAARNLSRREGRETKTAQAILVACTEGFSPSRGGRPEAARLLVVVTDGESHDGEELPAALKACEAGRVTRYGIAVLGHYLRRQRDPSSFLREIRTIASDPDERFFFNVTDEAVLTDIVDALGDRIFGLEGSRGENESSFGLEMSQIGFSTHRLKDGILFGMVGAYDWGGSVLWLEEGHRLFPPRTALEDEFPPALQNHAAYLGYSVSSMLLRGGRRLFLSGAPRFRHRGKVIAFQLKRDGAVRVAQSLQGEQIGSYFGSELCPLDTDGDGTTNVLLVAAPMFLGPQNKETGRVYVYLVGQQSLLTLQGTLQPEPPQDARFGFAMGALPDLNQDGFADVAVGAPLEDGHHGALYLYHGAQSGIRPRPAQRIAAISMPQALSYFGRSVDGRLDLDGDDLVDVAVGAQGAAVLLSSRPIVHLAPSLEVTPPAISVVQRDCSRRGQEAACLSAALCFRVTSRTPGHWDRRFYLRFTASLDEWTTGARAVFDGSGQRLSPRRLRLSVGNVTCEQLRFHVLDTSDYLRPVALTVTFALDNTTKPGPVLDEGSPTSIRKLVPFSKDCGPDNECVTDLVLRADMDIRGSRKDPFVVRGGRQKVLVSATLENRKENAYNASLNLSFSRNLHLASFTPQRDSPVKVECTAPSPHVRLCSVGHPVFQAAAKVTFLLEFEFSCSFLLSQVLVRLTATSNSLERNGTLQDNTAQTSAYIHYEPRLLFSSESTLNRYEVHPYGPLPVGPEFKTTLRVQNLGCYVVSGLIISALLPAVAHGGNYFLSLSQFITNNASCTVQNLTEPPGPLVHPEEFHHTNRLNGSNTRCQVVRCHLGRLAKGTEVSVGLLRLVHNEFFRRAKFKSLTVVSTFELGAKEGSVLQLPEASRWSESLLEVIQTRPVLISLWLLIGSVLGGLLLLALLVFCLWKLGFFARKKIPEEEKREEKLEQ, from the exons atgggagggaaagtaaagaaaacagaaaaggagagggacagaggcacagaggacttCTCACACGGAGAACAACCAGGCATGGGACTCCCCGACATCCTTCACCTGCTCTTGCCCGTGATGTTCCTGACAG gtctaTGCTCCCCCTTTAACCTGGATGTACACCGCCCACGCCTGTTCTCAGGGCCACCCGAGGCTGAATTTGGATACAGTGTCTTGCAACATGTTGGGGGTGGACGTCGATG GATGCTGGTGGGTGCACCCTGGGATGGGCCTTCAGGCGACAGAAGGGGGGACGTTTATCGCTGCCCCATAGGGGGCTCCCACAGTGCCCCATGTGCCAAGGGCCACTTGG GTGACTATCCACTGGGAAATTCATCTCATCCTGCTATGAATATGCACCTCGGAATGTCTCTACTAGAGACAGACAATGATGGGGGATTCATG GCTTGTGCCCCTCTCTGGTCTCGTGCTTGTggctcctctgtcttcagctctggAATATGTGCCCATGTGGATGCTTCGTTCCGGCCCCAGGGAAGCCTGGCACCCACTGCACAAC GCTGTCCCACCTACATGGATGTTGTCATCGTCTTAGATGGCTCCAACAGTATCTACCCCTGGTCTGAAGTTCAGACTTTCCTACGAAGACTGGTAGGGAGACTGTTTATTGACCCGGAGCAGATACAG GTGGGACTGGTACAGTATGGGGAGAGCCCTGTGCACGAGTGGTCCCTGGGAGATTTCCGAACCAAGGAGGAAGTGGTGAGGGCAGCCAGGAACCTGAGTCGGCGAGAGGGACGAGAAACAAAGACCGCCCAAGCAATCCTGGTGGCCTG caCAGAAGGATTCAGTCCATCCCGCGGGGGCCGGCCAGAGGCGGCCAGGCTGCTGGTTGTTGTCACTGATGGAGAGTCACATGATGGAGAGGAACTTCCTGCAGCCCTAAAGGCTTGTGAGGCTGGGAGAGTGACCCGCTATGGGATTGCG GTCCTTGGCCACTACCTCCGGAGACAGCGAGACCCCAGCTCTTTCCTGCGGGAAATCAGAACTATTGCCAGTGATCCAGATGAGAGATTCTTCTTCAACGTCACAGATGAAGCTGTACTGACGGACATTGTGGACGCGCTGGGAGACCGGATTTTTGGGCTTGAGG GGTCCCGTGGAGAAAACGAAAGCTCTTTTGGGCTGGAAATGTCTCAGATTGGTTTCTCTACTCATCGGCTGAAG GATGGGATTCTCTTTGGAATGGTGGGGGCCTATGACTGGGGGGGCTCTGTGTTATGGCTTGAGGAAGGTCACCGCCTTTTCCCCCCACGGACGGCCCTGGAAGATGAGTTCCCCCCTGCTTTGCAGAACCATGCAGCCTACTTAG GTTACTCTGTTTCCTCCATGCTTTTGCGGGGTGGACGCCGCCTCTTTCTCTCAGGGGCTCCTCGGTTTAGACATAGAGGAAAGGTCATCGCCTTCCAGCTTAAGAGAGATGGGGCTGTGAGGGTTGCCCAGAGCCTCCAGGGGGAGCAG ATTGGCTCCTACTTTGGCAGTGAGCTCTGTCCATTGGATACGGACGGGGATGGAACAACCAATGTCTTACTTGTGGCTGCCCCCATGTTCCTGGGACCCCAGAACAAGGAGACGGGCCGTGTTTATGTGTATCTGGTTGGCCAG CAGTCCTTGCTGACACTCCAGGGAACACTTCAGCCAGAACCGCCCCAGGATGCTCGGTTTGGCTTTGCCATGGGTGCCCTTCCTGATCTGAACCAAGATGGTTTTGCTGATGTGGCTGTGGGGGCGCCCCTGGAGGACGGGCACCATGGAGCACTGTACCTGTATCATGGCGCCCAGAGTGGGATCAGGCCCCGTCCCGCCCAG agGATTGCTGCTATCTCCATGCCACAGGCCCTCAGCTACTTCGGCCGGAGTGTGGATGGCCGGCTGGATCTGGATGGAGATGACCTGGTAGATGTGGCTGTGGGTGCCCAAGGGGCAGCCGTTTTGCTTAG CTCCCGGCCCATTGTCCACCTGGCCCCTTCCCTGGAGGTGACCCCTCCGGCCATCAGTGTGGTTCAGAGGGACTGCAGCCGGCGAGGCCAGGAGGCAGCCTGCCTGTCTGCAGCCCTTTGCTTCCGAGTGACCTCTCGCACCCCTGGCCACTGGGATCGCCGATTCT ATTTGCGGTTCACAGCGTCACTGGACGAGTGGACCACAGGGGCTCGTGCTGTGTTTGACGGCTCAGGCCAGAGGCTGTCCCCTCGGAGGCTCCGGCTCAGTGTTGGGAACGTCACTTGTGAGCAGCTGCGCTTCCACGTGCTG GATACCTCAGATTACCTCCGGCCAGTGGCCTTGACTGTGACCTTTGCATTGGACAACACCACGAAGCCAGGACCTGTGCTGGATGAGGGCTCACCCACCTCTATACGAAAGCTG GTTCCCTTCTCTAAGGATTGTGGCCCTGACAATGAATGTGTCACAGATCTGGTGCTTCGTGCTGATATGGACATCAGAGGCTCCAG GAAGGACCCTTTCGTGGTTCGAGGAGGTCGGCAGAAAGTGCTAGTATCAGCAACTCtggagaacaggaaggaaaatgcCTACAACGCTAGCCTGAACCTGAGCTTCTCTAGAAACCTCCACCTGGCCAGTTTCACACCTCAG AGGGACAGCCCCGTGAAGGTGGAATGCACAGCCCCTTCCCCTCATGTCCGGCTCTGCAGTGTGGGGCACCCTGTCTTTCAGGCTGCAGCCAAG GTGACCTTTCTGCTGGAGTTCGAGTTTAGTTGCTCTTTCCTCCTGAGCCAGGTCCTCGTGAGGCTGACTGCCACCAG CAATAGCCTGGAGAGAAACGGGACCCTTCAAGATAACACAGCCCAGACCTCAGCCTACATTCATTACGAGCCCCGCCTCCTATTCTCCAG TGAGTCCACTCTGAACCGCTATGAGGTTCACCCATATGGGCCCCTCCCAGTGGGTCCTGAATTCAAAACCACTCTTAGG GTTCAGAACCTTGGCTGCTATGTGGTCAGTGGCCTCATCATCTCAGCCCTCCTTCCAGCTGTGGCCCATGGGGGCAATTACTTCCTGTCATTGTCTCAGTTCATCACCAACAAT GCAAGTTgcacagtacagaacctgaccGAGCCCCCAGGACCCCTTGTGCACCCCGAGGAGTTTCATCACACAAACAGACTG AATGGGAGCAACACTCGGTGTCAAGTCGTGAGGTGCCATCTTGGGCGGCTGGCAAAGGGGACTGAGGTCTCTGTTGGACTACTGAGGCTGGTTCACAATGAGTTTTTCCGGAGG GCCAAATTCAAGTCCCTGACGGTGGTCAGCACCTTTGAGCTGGGAGCTAAGGAGGGCAGTGTCCTACAGCTGCCTGAAGCCTCTCGTTGGAGTGAG AGCCTGCTGGAGGTGATTCAGACCCGCCCTGTCCTCATCTCCCTGTGGCTTCTCATTGGCAGTGTCCTGGGAGGGCTGCTCTTGCTTGCTCTCCTTGTCTTCTGCCTTTGGAAG CTTGGCTTCTTTGCCCGTAAGAAAATccctgaggaagaaaaaagagaagagaaattggaGCAATGA
- the ITGA10 gene encoding integrin alpha-10 isoform X4 has product MYTAHACSQGHPRLNLDTVSCNMLGVDVDGCPTYMDVVIVLDGSNSIYPWSEVQTFLRRLVGRLFIDPEQIQVGLVQYGESPVHEWSLGDFRTKEEVVRAARNLSRREGRETKTAQAILVACTEGFSPSRGGRPEAARLLVVVTDGESHDGEELPAALKACEAGRVTRYGIAVLGHYLRRQRDPSSFLREIRTIASDPDERFFFNVTDEAVLTDIVDALGDRIFGLEGSRGENESSFGLEMSQIGFSTHRLKDGILFGMVGAYDWGGSVLWLEEGHRLFPPRTALEDEFPPALQNHAAYLGYSVSSMLLRGGRRLFLSGAPRFRHRGKVIAFQLKRDGAVRVAQSLQGEQIGSYFGSELCPLDTDGDGTTNVLLVAAPMFLGPQNKETGRVYVYLVGQQSLLTLQGTLQPEPPQDARFGFAMGALPDLNQDGFADVAVGAPLEDGHHGALYLYHGAQSGIRPRPAQRIAAISMPQALSYFGRSVDGRLDLDGDDLVDVAVGAQGAAVLLSSRPIVHLAPSLEVTPPAISVVQRDCSRRGQEAACLSAALCFRVTSRTPGHWDRRFYLRFTASLDEWTTGARAVFDGSGQRLSPRRLRLSVGNVTCEQLRFHVLDTSDYLRPVALTVTFALDNTTKPGPVLDEGSPTSIRKLVPFSKDCGPDNECVTDLVLRADMDIRGSRKDPFVVRGGRQKVLVSATLENRKENAYNASLNLSFSRNLHLASFTPQRDSPVKVECTAPSPHVRLCSVGHPVFQAAAKVTFLLEFEFSCSFLLSQVLVRLTATSNSLERNGTLQDNTAQTSAYIHYEPRLLFSSESTLNRYEVHPYGPLPVGPEFKTTLRVQNLGCYVVSGLIISALLPAVAHGGNYFLSLSQFITNNASCTVQNLTEPPGPLVHPEEFHHTNRLNGSNTRCQVVRCHLGRLAKGTEVSVGLLRLVHNEFFRRAKFKSLTVVSTFELGAKEGSVLQLPEASRWSESLLEVIQTRPVLISLWLLIGSVLGGLLLLALLVFCLWKLGFFARKKIPEEEKREEKLEQ; this is encoded by the exons ATGTACACCGCCCACGCCTGTTCTCAGGGCCACCCGAGGCTGAATTTGGATACAGTGTCTTGCAACATGTTGGGGGTGGACGTCGATG GCTGTCCCACCTACATGGATGTTGTCATCGTCTTAGATGGCTCCAACAGTATCTACCCCTGGTCTGAAGTTCAGACTTTCCTACGAAGACTGGTAGGGAGACTGTTTATTGACCCGGAGCAGATACAG GTGGGACTGGTACAGTATGGGGAGAGCCCTGTGCACGAGTGGTCCCTGGGAGATTTCCGAACCAAGGAGGAAGTGGTGAGGGCAGCCAGGAACCTGAGTCGGCGAGAGGGACGAGAAACAAAGACCGCCCAAGCAATCCTGGTGGCCTG caCAGAAGGATTCAGTCCATCCCGCGGGGGCCGGCCAGAGGCGGCCAGGCTGCTGGTTGTTGTCACTGATGGAGAGTCACATGATGGAGAGGAACTTCCTGCAGCCCTAAAGGCTTGTGAGGCTGGGAGAGTGACCCGCTATGGGATTGCG GTCCTTGGCCACTACCTCCGGAGACAGCGAGACCCCAGCTCTTTCCTGCGGGAAATCAGAACTATTGCCAGTGATCCAGATGAGAGATTCTTCTTCAACGTCACAGATGAAGCTGTACTGACGGACATTGTGGACGCGCTGGGAGACCGGATTTTTGGGCTTGAGG GGTCCCGTGGAGAAAACGAAAGCTCTTTTGGGCTGGAAATGTCTCAGATTGGTTTCTCTACTCATCGGCTGAAG GATGGGATTCTCTTTGGAATGGTGGGGGCCTATGACTGGGGGGGCTCTGTGTTATGGCTTGAGGAAGGTCACCGCCTTTTCCCCCCACGGACGGCCCTGGAAGATGAGTTCCCCCCTGCTTTGCAGAACCATGCAGCCTACTTAG GTTACTCTGTTTCCTCCATGCTTTTGCGGGGTGGACGCCGCCTCTTTCTCTCAGGGGCTCCTCGGTTTAGACATAGAGGAAAGGTCATCGCCTTCCAGCTTAAGAGAGATGGGGCTGTGAGGGTTGCCCAGAGCCTCCAGGGGGAGCAG ATTGGCTCCTACTTTGGCAGTGAGCTCTGTCCATTGGATACGGACGGGGATGGAACAACCAATGTCTTACTTGTGGCTGCCCCCATGTTCCTGGGACCCCAGAACAAGGAGACGGGCCGTGTTTATGTGTATCTGGTTGGCCAG CAGTCCTTGCTGACACTCCAGGGAACACTTCAGCCAGAACCGCCCCAGGATGCTCGGTTTGGCTTTGCCATGGGTGCCCTTCCTGATCTGAACCAAGATGGTTTTGCTGATGTGGCTGTGGGGGCGCCCCTGGAGGACGGGCACCATGGAGCACTGTACCTGTATCATGGCGCCCAGAGTGGGATCAGGCCCCGTCCCGCCCAG agGATTGCTGCTATCTCCATGCCACAGGCCCTCAGCTACTTCGGCCGGAGTGTGGATGGCCGGCTGGATCTGGATGGAGATGACCTGGTAGATGTGGCTGTGGGTGCCCAAGGGGCAGCCGTTTTGCTTAG CTCCCGGCCCATTGTCCACCTGGCCCCTTCCCTGGAGGTGACCCCTCCGGCCATCAGTGTGGTTCAGAGGGACTGCAGCCGGCGAGGCCAGGAGGCAGCCTGCCTGTCTGCAGCCCTTTGCTTCCGAGTGACCTCTCGCACCCCTGGCCACTGGGATCGCCGATTCT ATTTGCGGTTCACAGCGTCACTGGACGAGTGGACCACAGGGGCTCGTGCTGTGTTTGACGGCTCAGGCCAGAGGCTGTCCCCTCGGAGGCTCCGGCTCAGTGTTGGGAACGTCACTTGTGAGCAGCTGCGCTTCCACGTGCTG GATACCTCAGATTACCTCCGGCCAGTGGCCTTGACTGTGACCTTTGCATTGGACAACACCACGAAGCCAGGACCTGTGCTGGATGAGGGCTCACCCACCTCTATACGAAAGCTG GTTCCCTTCTCTAAGGATTGTGGCCCTGACAATGAATGTGTCACAGATCTGGTGCTTCGTGCTGATATGGACATCAGAGGCTCCAG GAAGGACCCTTTCGTGGTTCGAGGAGGTCGGCAGAAAGTGCTAGTATCAGCAACTCtggagaacaggaaggaaaatgcCTACAACGCTAGCCTGAACCTGAGCTTCTCTAGAAACCTCCACCTGGCCAGTTTCACACCTCAG AGGGACAGCCCCGTGAAGGTGGAATGCACAGCCCCTTCCCCTCATGTCCGGCTCTGCAGTGTGGGGCACCCTGTCTTTCAGGCTGCAGCCAAG GTGACCTTTCTGCTGGAGTTCGAGTTTAGTTGCTCTTTCCTCCTGAGCCAGGTCCTCGTGAGGCTGACTGCCACCAG CAATAGCCTGGAGAGAAACGGGACCCTTCAAGATAACACAGCCCAGACCTCAGCCTACATTCATTACGAGCCCCGCCTCCTATTCTCCAG TGAGTCCACTCTGAACCGCTATGAGGTTCACCCATATGGGCCCCTCCCAGTGGGTCCTGAATTCAAAACCACTCTTAGG GTTCAGAACCTTGGCTGCTATGTGGTCAGTGGCCTCATCATCTCAGCCCTCCTTCCAGCTGTGGCCCATGGGGGCAATTACTTCCTGTCATTGTCTCAGTTCATCACCAACAAT GCAAGTTgcacagtacagaacctgaccGAGCCCCCAGGACCCCTTGTGCACCCCGAGGAGTTTCATCACACAAACAGACTG AATGGGAGCAACACTCGGTGTCAAGTCGTGAGGTGCCATCTTGGGCGGCTGGCAAAGGGGACTGAGGTCTCTGTTGGACTACTGAGGCTGGTTCACAATGAGTTTTTCCGGAGG GCCAAATTCAAGTCCCTGACGGTGGTCAGCACCTTTGAGCTGGGAGCTAAGGAGGGCAGTGTCCTACAGCTGCCTGAAGCCTCTCGTTGGAGTGAG AGCCTGCTGGAGGTGATTCAGACCCGCCCTGTCCTCATCTCCCTGTGGCTTCTCATTGGCAGTGTCCTGGGAGGGCTGCTCTTGCTTGCTCTCCTTGTCTTCTGCCTTTGGAAG CTTGGCTTCTTTGCCCGTAAGAAAATccctgaggaagaaaaaagagaagagaaattggaGCAATGA